Proteins co-encoded in one Natronorubrum daqingense genomic window:
- a CDS encoding class I SAM-dependent methyltransferase, whose protein sequence is MSVREEFDEWATSGRDRGMEDRHWHTAKHVLARMPVEAGDTILDLGCGSGYAGRALRDTKDAGRVYGLDGSPEMARNAAGYTDDPVVGFLVGDFDELPFADDSIDHVFSMEAFYYAPDPRHTLEEVARVLRPGGTFYCAVNYYEENVHSHEWQDNISIEMTRWDREQYRNAFRESGLAVAEQDHVPDREITIPAEAEFPLEEWDTREEMVERYREFGTLLTVGVAP, encoded by the coding sequence ATGAGCGTTCGCGAGGAGTTCGACGAGTGGGCGACGAGCGGCCGCGACCGAGGGATGGAAGACCGTCACTGGCACACCGCAAAACACGTCCTCGCGCGGATGCCGGTGGAGGCTGGCGACACGATTCTCGACCTCGGATGCGGTAGCGGCTACGCCGGCCGGGCACTGCGGGACACGAAGGACGCGGGCCGTGTATACGGGCTCGACGGCTCACCCGAAATGGCACGCAACGCAGCGGGATACACCGACGACCCCGTCGTCGGCTTCCTCGTCGGTGATTTCGACGAGTTGCCGTTCGCCGACGACTCGATCGATCACGTGTTTTCGATGGAGGCGTTTTACTATGCGCCCGATCCACGCCACACGCTCGAGGAAGTCGCACGCGTGCTTCGTCCGGGCGGGACGTTCTACTGCGCCGTGAACTACTACGAGGAGAACGTTCACTCTCACGAGTGGCAAGACAACATCTCGATCGAGATGACGCGCTGGGATCGCGAGCAGTATCGCAACGCGTTCCGAGAGAGCGGACTCGCAGTCGCCGAGCAGGACCACGTTCCGGATCGCGAAATCACGATTCCAGCCGAGGCCGAATTCCCGCTCGAGGAGTGGGACACGCGCGAGGAGATGGTCGAACGGTATCGAGAGTTCGGGACGTTGCTCACCGTCGGCGTTGCGCCGTAA
- a CDS encoding ATP-dependent DNA helicase yields the protein MTDWRSIFGHREPYDEQVDGIESAIDTAREGGYTVIEGACGTGKTMIALTAGIDLVRDPDTDYERVFVLTSVKQQLRQFETDLETINENLPDDWNPVSGLTLVGKADVCPYNREGKAGIDDGNVYDRCETLRDRTRDLTGEGGDTTAQNLATRARSQQIGLADSGSRGGGTSQFLETAGEPTPYPPDLPEYGEGGPVGAETEYCPFYAQYLEDLPEDGSDGDAVEAVPYDFTEAGMLTPEDLVARSVAHGTCPHSVMGAVLGHVEVAIGNYYHAFDPQTTGSFTGALLDDSTFVVCDEAHMLEPRVRDLVSDGVGDRTLRDAEGELSRVIQPVKFEREGRQAQGGSKTADADLVRAELNDSDVTYDELTRTLEFVQDVRSELDRRVTAFLDRKHRGWQSNLAELDDAEIPLRDPAEPAEDELTEWARTEGYSDVDWVRLESVGAVVERILNEAEDEDRTRAAPAVGRVLGEWYRRGHTDYFREIELERTWDDTEPSDSWRRAYNARLSLHNCVPSDAIGDRLASFGGGILMSATLEPMDAFTDVTGLQYLEREEDRPVVERRYGLHFPAENRESFAVAAPKFTYDNRGPPGDENPTRTHYVDAISKVGRLPGNVLVGMPSYAEADWIASALEGRLEKPVLLDAASDAETTQSLKREFFDGDGKVLVTSLRGTLTEGVDYSGDRLSAAVICGVPIVNTSSPRTKAVRRAYEDEFGDGFTYALTIPAVRKARQAIGRVIRSPQDVGVRVLLDERYARDSWDSVRPFLPDDGEFQAVSPDMLEMGLDRIRPRLE from the coding sequence ATGACGGACTGGCGTTCGATCTTCGGCCACCGCGAGCCCTACGACGAGCAAGTCGACGGCATCGAATCCGCTATCGACACCGCTCGAGAGGGCGGCTATACCGTCATCGAAGGGGCCTGTGGCACCGGGAAGACGATGATCGCGCTCACCGCCGGGATCGACCTCGTTCGCGACCCCGACACCGACTACGAGCGCGTCTTCGTTCTCACGAGCGTCAAACAGCAACTGCGCCAGTTCGAAACAGACCTCGAGACGATCAACGAGAATTTGCCCGACGACTGGAACCCCGTCTCGGGGCTCACGCTCGTCGGAAAGGCCGACGTCTGTCCGTACAACCGCGAGGGGAAAGCTGGCATCGACGACGGCAACGTCTACGACCGCTGTGAGACGCTCCGTGATCGAACCCGCGACCTCACCGGCGAAGGCGGCGACACGACCGCACAGAACCTCGCCACACGCGCTCGCAGCCAACAGATCGGACTGGCGGACAGCGGCTCTCGTGGTGGCGGAACCAGCCAGTTCCTCGAGACCGCGGGCGAACCGACACCGTACCCGCCGGATCTTCCGGAGTACGGCGAGGGCGGCCCGGTAGGTGCCGAAACCGAGTACTGTCCGTTCTACGCGCAATACCTCGAGGACCTCCCCGAGGATGGCAGCGACGGTGACGCAGTCGAAGCCGTCCCCTACGACTTCACCGAAGCGGGAATGCTCACGCCCGAAGACCTGGTCGCGCGCTCCGTCGCCCACGGAACCTGCCCGCACTCGGTGATGGGGGCCGTGTTGGGCCACGTCGAGGTCGCCATCGGAAACTACTACCACGCGTTCGATCCCCAGACGACCGGGTCGTTCACCGGGGCACTCCTCGATGACTCGACGTTCGTCGTCTGTGACGAAGCCCACATGTTAGAGCCCCGCGTGCGCGACCTGGTCAGCGACGGCGTGGGAGACCGAACCCTCCGAGACGCCGAAGGCGAACTCTCTCGAGTCATCCAGCCGGTCAAGTTCGAACGCGAGGGGAGACAGGCACAGGGTGGCTCGAAGACGGCCGACGCAGACCTCGTCAGGGCGGAACTCAACGACAGCGACGTTACCTACGACGAACTCACCCGAACGCTCGAGTTCGTCCAGGACGTTCGGAGCGAACTCGACCGACGAGTGACCGCGTTTCTCGACCGGAAACACAGGGGGTGGCAGTCGAACCTCGCGGAACTCGACGATGCCGAGATTCCGCTTCGCGACCCGGCCGAGCCCGCGGAAGACGAACTGACAGAGTGGGCCCGAACGGAAGGGTACAGCGACGTCGATTGGGTTCGTCTCGAATCCGTCGGTGCCGTCGTCGAGCGAATTTTGAACGAAGCCGAAGACGAAGATAGAACTCGCGCAGCCCCCGCCGTCGGTCGCGTCCTGGGCGAGTGGTACCGACGCGGTCACACCGACTACTTCCGAGAGATCGAACTCGAGCGGACGTGGGACGACACTGAGCCGTCCGATTCGTGGCGACGCGCGTACAACGCTCGTCTCTCCTTGCACAACTGCGTGCCGAGCGACGCCATCGGCGACCGACTCGCCTCCTTTGGCGGCGGCATCCTCATGAGTGCGACCCTCGAGCCGATGGACGCGTTTACCGACGTGACTGGTTTGCAGTACCTCGAGCGCGAAGAAGACCGTCCGGTCGTCGAACGACGCTACGGTCTCCACTTCCCGGCCGAAAACCGCGAGAGTTTCGCGGTTGCCGCACCGAAGTTCACCTACGACAACCGCGGTCCTCCCGGGGACGAGAACCCGACTCGAACGCACTACGTGGACGCCATATCGAAAGTCGGCCGACTTCCCGGCAACGTCCTCGTCGGTATGCCGAGTTACGCCGAGGCCGACTGGATCGCGAGCGCGCTCGAGGGGCGCCTCGAGAAACCCGTCTTGCTCGACGCGGCGAGCGACGCCGAGACGACCCAGTCGCTCAAACGCGAGTTCTTCGACGGTGACGGCAAGGTTCTCGTCACGAGCCTCCGGGGAACGCTCACCGAGGGCGTCGATTACAGCGGCGACCGCCTCTCGGCGGCCGTCATCTGTGGCGTTCCGATCGTCAACACCTCGAGTCCGCGGACGAAGGCGGTCCGACGGGCCTACGAGGACGAATTCGGCGACGGGTTCACCTACGCGCTCACGATTCCGGCGGTCAGAAAGGCTCGCCAGGCGATCGGCCGTGTCATTCGCTCTCCACAGGATGTCGGCGTCCGCGTGCTCCTCGACGAACGGTACGCGCGCGATAGCTGGGATTCGGTTCGACCGTTCCTCCCCGACGATGGCGAGTTTCAGGCCGTCAGCCCGGATATGCTCGAGATGGGTCTCGATCGGATTCGGCCGCGTCTCGAGTAA
- a CDS encoding ABC transporter permease gives MKSLTNYLDAPRSLEELSKRLGVTDRSMAALVLLSAVVAFLVISPMFWLLWRAITVEPSRAIDLIFSSRTAGTTINSIALMGLVTVFSIGLGVPLAILTTRTDLPNPRFWTVVAALPLVIPSYIGAIAFTGMFGSGGQVDTLFGTTIPNLDGLPGAIFIITLYTYPYVFLTTRAALLSMDSSIVDAARTLNAGPLEAFRRVTLPQIRPGIAAGALLAGLYAISDFGTPAFMGASVFTSRIYWEFNNFAVEYAALLALQLIAIVAIVLVIEAGIGRDEDATGGPSNGSVIRLGRWKWLAIGFISSLGVLTLVIPVAIFTNWLFRSQGDPISSLEFEWVYAFNSVHLALIAAFVACLFALPVAYYSGRTNSLLSRILERATYIGFAVPGVVIGLALVFLGTRTLPSFYRQGIWLLVFAYVVRFLPQAVGTVRSSVLQVDAKTIEAARTLNASRLEAFRRITLPLIMPGVVAGGVLVFLTTMKELPVTLMLRPVGMETLVSIIWGAQADLAYRYAAFPSLLLILISGFSMLILLRQEGSDLN, from the coding sequence ATGAAATCACTCACGAACTATCTCGACGCTCCGCGGTCGCTCGAGGAACTCTCGAAGCGACTCGGCGTGACCGACCGCTCGATGGCCGCCTTGGTACTACTGAGTGCCGTCGTCGCGTTTCTCGTCATCTCGCCGATGTTCTGGTTGCTCTGGCGTGCGATTACGGTCGAACCGTCGCGAGCGATCGACCTCATCTTCTCTTCGCGGACTGCCGGAACGACGATCAACAGTATCGCCTTGATGGGGCTCGTGACCGTGTTCTCGATTGGACTCGGCGTTCCGCTCGCGATCCTCACGACCAGAACAGACCTCCCGAACCCACGATTCTGGACCGTCGTCGCCGCGCTCCCGCTCGTTATCCCGAGTTATATCGGTGCGATCGCGTTCACCGGAATGTTCGGCTCCGGCGGGCAGGTCGATACGCTCTTCGGGACGACGATTCCGAACCTCGACGGACTCCCGGGGGCCATATTCATCATCACGCTGTACACGTACCCCTACGTGTTCTTGACGACGAGAGCCGCGTTGCTGTCGATGGATAGTTCGATCGTCGACGCCGCACGAACCCTGAACGCCGGTCCACTCGAGGCGTTTCGCCGCGTCACCCTTCCACAGATTAGGCCGGGAATCGCCGCCGGTGCGTTGCTCGCCGGCCTCTACGCTATTTCCGACTTCGGAACGCCCGCGTTTATGGGTGCGAGCGTCTTCACGAGTCGAATCTACTGGGAGTTCAACAACTTCGCCGTCGAGTACGCCGCGTTGCTCGCGCTGCAGTTGATTGCGATCGTCGCGATCGTCCTCGTCATCGAAGCGGGTATCGGTCGTGACGAAGACGCAACCGGTGGCCCCAGCAACGGCAGCGTGATCCGCCTCGGCCGCTGGAAGTGGCTGGCAATAGGCTTCATCTCCTCGCTCGGAGTGCTCACGCTCGTCATTCCGGTTGCGATCTTTACGAACTGGCTGTTTCGCAGTCAGGGAGATCCGATCTCGTCGCTCGAATTCGAGTGGGTCTACGCGTTCAACTCGGTCCACCTCGCCCTGATCGCCGCATTCGTCGCCTGTCTGTTCGCCCTTCCCGTCGCCTACTACTCGGGCCGAACGAACTCGCTACTATCGCGGATCTTAGAGCGAGCGACCTACATCGGATTCGCCGTTCCCGGCGTCGTCATCGGACTGGCACTGGTGTTTCTCGGGACCAGAACGCTCCCTTCGTTTTACCGCCAGGGAATCTGGCTGCTCGTCTTCGCCTACGTCGTTCGCTTCCTGCCACAGGCCGTCGGAACCGTTCGTTCGTCGGTCCTGCAGGTAGACGCGAAGACGATCGAAGCCGCACGGACGCTAAACGCCAGTCGACTCGAAGCGTTCAGACGAATTACGCTCCCGCTGATCATGCCCGGCGTGGTCGCCGGCGGTGTTCTCGTCTTTCTGACGACCATGAAGGAACTCCCAGTAACGCTGATGCTTCGTCCCGTCGGCATGGAGACATTAGTTTCTATCATCTGGGGGGCTCAAGCCGACCTCGCCTATCGATACGCGGCGTTCCCGTCGCTGTTGCTCATCCTCATCTCGGGATTCTCGATGCTCATCTTGCTTCGCCAGGAAGGGAGCGATCTCAACTGA
- a CDS encoding DUF7521 family protein, with product MDEYVLLIAVANTATVLTGGAVALLAYRAFRRTGSGALRALAIGFGFIVAGSVFGAFVHLLGDNVALGVTIQSSFTAGGFGIVLYSLYAETSMTTTVTIRQSE from the coding sequence ATGGACGAGTACGTTCTCCTCATCGCGGTCGCGAACACCGCAACGGTCCTCACGGGCGGGGCCGTCGCGTTACTCGCCTACCGCGCCTTTCGTCGGACCGGGTCTGGCGCATTGCGAGCGCTCGCGATCGGGTTTGGCTTCATCGTCGCCGGGTCGGTCTTCGGTGCGTTCGTCCACCTCCTCGGTGACAACGTCGCCCTCGGCGTCACGATTCAGAGTTCGTTCACCGCTGGCGGGTTCGGAATCGTCCTGTACTCGCTGTACGCCGAGACGTCGATGACGACCACCGTCACGATTCGTCAGTCCGAATAA
- a CDS encoding DUF7127 family protein — translation MKVPKSLREVDRDGAVVRTQEYDDGSIIAVDFGDTGENVAIDVVDSVALIVTDDEQFEFELPPEASDITVNNGVLTIKE, via the coding sequence GTGAAAGTCCCCAAGTCCCTCCGCGAAGTCGATCGAGACGGTGCAGTCGTTCGCACCCAGGAGTACGACGACGGAAGCATCATCGCCGTCGATTTCGGCGACACCGGTGAGAACGTCGCGATCGACGTCGTCGACTCCGTCGCGCTCATCGTAACCGACGACGAGCAGTTCGAGTTCGAACTGCCACCCGAAGCCAGCGACATCACCGTCAACAACGGCGTGCTCACGATCAAAGAGTAA
- a CDS encoding extracellular solute-binding protein, whose protein sequence is MQQRDTDQTQRSTMSRRPFLAATSASVAGLAGLAGCLGDDDAPPLTDSDPGESGVDSGGVRWDDLGNLEGEISIYCGRDRDQIDDVFEALEDEYDDLSVSVDYDDNDVHVNQIIEEGDATAADLMYSQDPGALGELEREGVVQALPDDIVEGVPESYRDPDGYWTGVTGRVRAIQYNTERLDETEFDGPEDFPDDIMEFATDERFQGIISTRPNSGTFRGFIQAMVELEGEDDTREWVRGMMEDQDAQLFTSGGDQAAAVEQGGDDDPIIALGNSYYAARLISEDPDSPIDVAFTENDAGCLFSVAGVAATNAVSDPDLVAEFVRHLIAEEGQELMMEQNGEYPVVEDVDYVDELPDLDEINPPEFDLSDFDMDMQGARDIIEDEGMEV, encoded by the coding sequence ATGCAACAGCGCGATACCGATCAAACGCAGCGATCTACGATGAGTCGTCGACCGTTCCTCGCAGCCACGAGCGCTTCGGTAGCCGGACTCGCCGGACTCGCCGGCTGTCTTGGTGATGACGACGCTCCACCGCTGACAGACTCCGATCCAGGGGAGAGCGGGGTCGATTCCGGTGGCGTCAGGTGGGACGACCTCGGCAATCTCGAGGGGGAGATCAGCATTTACTGCGGTCGCGACCGTGATCAGATCGACGACGTGTTCGAGGCGCTCGAGGACGAGTACGACGATCTCTCCGTCAGCGTCGATTACGACGATAACGACGTCCACGTGAACCAGATCATCGAGGAAGGCGACGCCACCGCAGCGGACCTCATGTACTCACAGGATCCCGGCGCGCTCGGCGAACTAGAGCGCGAGGGCGTCGTTCAGGCGCTGCCCGACGATATCGTCGAGGGTGTTCCCGAAAGCTACCGAGACCCCGACGGCTACTGGACCGGCGTCACCGGCCGCGTCCGTGCGATCCAGTATAACACGGAGCGATTAGATGAGACGGAGTTCGACGGCCCCGAGGACTTCCCGGACGACATCATGGAATTCGCAACTGACGAGCGGTTCCAGGGGATCATTTCGACGCGACCCAACTCCGGGACCTTCCGCGGATTCATCCAGGCGATGGTCGAACTCGAGGGCGAGGACGACACTCGCGAGTGGGTTCGCGGTATGATGGAAGATCAGGACGCCCAACTCTTCACGAGCGGGGGAGACCAGGCAGCGGCCGTCGAGCAAGGCGGTGACGACGACCCGATCATCGCACTCGGAAACAGCTACTACGCCGCCCGTCTCATCAGCGAGGACCCCGACTCACCGATCGACGTCGCGTTTACGGAGAACGACGCCGGCTGTCTGTTCAGTGTCGCGGGCGTCGCCGCCACGAACGCCGTCAGCGACCCCGACCTCGTCGCGGAGTTCGTCCGTCACCTGATCGCCGAAGAAGGCCAAGAGCTCATGATGGAACAAAACGGCGAGTACCCCGTCGTCGAGGACGTCGACTACGTCGACGAACTCCCAGACCTCGACGAGATCAACCCACCCGAATTCGATCTCAGCGACTTCGACATGGACATGCAGGGTGCCAGAGACATCATCGAAGACGAAGGGATGGAAGTCTAA
- a CDS encoding DUF1684 domain-containing protein: MSESDDSDSAVDADRWREELESKRAEKDEFFAEHPQSPVPPEDRETFDGLEYFELDLDYRVTATATVHEDPDVVLMETTAGREMRYLRVATLEFDLTRADAELEDGTYELAAYQLESPNDEPLFVPFRDKTTGQQSYEGGRYMELAPDRGLEDGDEITVDFNIAYTPFCGYSETFDCPLPPEENWLEVTIPAGERNG, from the coding sequence ATGAGCGAATCCGACGATTCTGATTCGGCCGTCGACGCCGACCGCTGGCGCGAGGAACTCGAGTCCAAACGCGCCGAAAAGGACGAATTCTTCGCGGAACATCCCCAGTCACCGGTTCCGCCGGAAGACCGCGAGACGTTCGACGGACTCGAGTACTTCGAGCTCGACCTCGACTACCGCGTCACCGCGACGGCGACCGTTCACGAGGACCCCGACGTCGTCCTGATGGAGACGACGGCGGGCAGAGAGATGCGCTATCTTCGCGTCGCGACCCTCGAGTTCGACCTCACTCGAGCCGACGCGGAACTCGAGGACGGTACGTACGAACTCGCAGCCTACCAACTCGAGAGCCCCAACGACGAGCCACTGTTCGTCCCCTTCAGAGACAAAACGACCGGTCAACAGAGCTACGAGGGCGGACGGTACATGGAGTTAGCTCCCGATCGGGGGCTCGAAGACGGCGACGAGATTACCGTCGACTTCAACATCGCGTACACGCCGTTTTGTGGCTACAGCGAGACGTTCGACTGTCCCCTCCCGCCGGAGGAAAACTGGCTCGAAGTGACGATTCCCGCCGGCGAACGGAACGGATAG